One segment of Acidobacteriota bacterium DNA contains the following:
- a CDS encoding tetratricopeptide repeat protein: MPKRVLAPVIRFLFPVVAWWGLTLPGLAPAQDNPAPPPPAVNRGDDTAPPSKPFSPDALVKARKLYEKACRQADMGDFETAAGLFNQALGVFPMLPGAYVELGRIRMARKDPQGALDLYLKAKDCYARALEWVREQKSKPGKPKSALGIPDVDNFYYRHILYRGKGDYARHRSGLDSQSSSFVGVEGFSKEQGPFTFERHASEAGLGMRAFSKLYPEQAEPATTTGNIPVPPGEVEIPARFYLFLGGAWLLLEKPAEAERELLVGIAKDPEMAELYVNLSVARFKRGDYVGAANAARAAKVLKYPLPAEYVKAIETRGKLQLD; encoded by the coding sequence ATGCCGAAGAGGGTTCTCGCACCCGTCATCCGGTTCCTTTTCCCCGTGGTCGCGTGGTGGGGGCTGACCCTGCCGGGCCTGGCACCGGCGCAGGACAACCCCGCGCCCCCCCCGCCCGCCGTGAACCGGGGCGACGACACCGCCCCCCCGTCGAAGCCCTTCAGCCCGGACGCGCTCGTCAAGGCCCGCAAACTCTACGAGAAGGCCTGCAGGCAAGCCGACATGGGAGATTTCGAGACCGCCGCGGGCCTCTTCAACCAGGCGCTGGGCGTCTTCCCCATGCTGCCGGGGGCCTACGTGGAGTTGGGCCGGATCCGCATGGCCCGGAAAGACCCCCAGGGAGCGCTGGACCTGTACCTGAAAGCGAAGGACTGCTACGCCCGGGCCCTGGAATGGGTGCGGGAACAGAAGTCGAAACCCGGCAAACCCAAGTCGGCCCTGGGCATCCCCGACGTCGACAACTTCTACTACCGTCACATCCTCTATCGCGGGAAGGGGGACTACGCCCGCCACCGGTCCGGGTTGGACTCCCAGTCCTCCTCCTTCGTCGGGGTGGAGGGTTTCTCGAAGGAACAGGGGCCCTTCACCTTCGAACGGCACGCGAGCGAGGCGGGCCTGGGCATGCGGGCCTTCTCGAAGCTCTACCCCGAACAGGCGGAGCCGGCGACCACCACCGGGAACATCCCGGTCCCCCCCGGAGAGGTCGAGATCCCCGCACGGTTCTACCTTTTCCTGGGCGGGGCCTGGCTGCTGCTGGAAAAGCCGGCGGAGGCGGAGCGGGAACTCCTCGTGGGCATCGCCAAGGACCCGGAGATGGCCGAGCTGTACGTGAACCTGTCCGTGGCCCGCTTCAAGAGGGGCGACTACGTCGGGGCCGCCAACGCCGCGCGGGCGGCGAAAGTCCTGAAGTATCCTCTCCCGGCGGAGTACGTGAAGGCCATCGAGACCCGGGGGAAGCTCCAGCTGGACTGA